The genomic interval agctttattttctttatcacttcttagatgtgtaatctctcctctccaacaggGATCAACACAAGATTTGTATTTTTAAAAGTTCGTCCCACTCGGGATCAGGATGAGACCAAACATATCCCACCTTTTCggactttaaataataaatacttaatttactattaataaaattttagtaccaattattgtaatagaagaaattaatatatagatTGTTCCAAATATTTTTCATCATCTACTTCGATACCatgagtttaattattataaaattaaattaatcattcaaattaTAGCGTTATAGATATTGTTCATAAAAATTCTAGTGTTATCATacaagaaaaacatatataatcatatattgtatataagaTTATATAGGTTTCGATTGCTAAATTTATTAGAAATTTGTAATATACAAACCGTCtttatttatatcatataactCGAACCATATATTAATTAGAAAATTAGTCGAGAGTTATTTATCTTTAGGCAATGAATCAAGATCCAAGATTCATTCTTTGAAGTTAGTCATTTTCTTATCAAATGCATCTAAGATAttctcataaattataaatgtatgatgatgatgatgaaatatttgatggttaaaaCTCAaagcgggacgggacgggacaagaCGAAAtgagatataaattattcgtcccacgtctcgtcccactattatgaaacgggatgagatcgggacgggacagaTGTTTTTAAACTtacgtcccgtcccgtcccgtcttTATGAATTTAGGGACGAGATCGGGATGGAATTGAGATTTcggttttttatgcccaccactaatttgatatgaaagatgcacatttgtaattcaagattttgttgaTAGCATTAACAAAGCAAAGACTAGGTTGATCGATCATATCAACACCATGCCATCGATAAATTATGCCCTAGCTAGAAAGCTTTCAAAAGCAATTATGCAATATAATACAGAGCCAAACCGAGAAGGACACATCCGGTGCTTGCATTATTCTACTAAGAACTAATCAGGGAGAGAATGCATCTTTTGCTAAATTAATGTCATGAAAAATGAGCTAGATGCAGACACTTATTCACCAGTACTCTAGGATTCTTAAATAcagataattttataaatgatGCATGACGCgacaaatattattattttgatattttgtCTTATAAATTCCAATATTCTTCTCCGTCTGCAACAAAGTCCGTGAAAGCTGAAGATAGTTGATACCCGAAGTCTGAATCACTTTGATCTTCCCAGATGATCAAGTTCTCCACCATTTCCCGCGATATTACAGCATTCATTGGTGCTTCATCATTAGGCTCAGCTTCCGCTCTACTTGAACTATCGTAAGGCTGAGTCTGAAGTTGATTCGCTCCTTCTCGTTGAACCATTAGTACCTTATCAGTCTTGATCATACTGCTTATCTTTGTGAAGTCCGTCCCTAGAAACTCAGAAAGACTTATCTCCCTGGTGTAAAAATCCATCAAGATATCCGGCGAACTTTCTTCCGTTGTAGTTGACGTAGTAGATGAATGAGACAATAATGACCCTTCACTTGATTCCGATACAAACTTGGAGTCATCACTATGATGATGATCTTTTACTTTGGCCTCGTCGGAGGGTCTCATTTTCTTTACTGCAGCCTTGGACGTCTTTTCCGGCTGTGACTTCTTACGTAAGTGTGCGTTCCAGTAGTTCTTGATTTCATTGTCTGTTCGCCCTGGAATTCTCCCTGCTATTAGAGACCATCTGCACATGCATACCATCACAATCTACAATATCAGTGAATGAACCACACATTCAACCGCGCTAGTAGTCATATTATTAAGTACGCTGTATTTGATCCGGACAAGATCACAAGAAGAATACCTGTTTTCTAAAAGTTTGTGAAGCCTAATGATGAGGTCCTCTTCTTCTTGTGTAATGTTGCCTCGTTTTATAGTCGGTCTCAGATAATTTAACCACCGAAGCCTGCAACTCTTCCCACATCTCCTCAGCCCTGCAATACACAAACTTACAAGTTTAATAAGATCTCAACGTACTGACATGGGGGTTATAAGAAAGTTCTTAGTTTATATGACTATGAGACTATTAGTAGTACGTCCATTCGTCTCTTGATCTCACCTGTTTGTTTAAAAATGCTACTCCATTTTTGTTCTCCCTGAGCTTTGATATGATCCGCAAGCATCTTGTCTTCTTCAGCTGTCCAAGGCCCCTTGTTCACTTCTTCCTTAGAACAGCAGGGTCTTCTCCCCATCTCAACTAAGGATAACCGTACCGCTAATCGACCCTCCTATCTCTTTCTCACTATGATCACGCTGTGAATATGACTCTCCTTGAGCTACTAGCTATCTACAGTGTTAATTAGTTGATCATTTGAGTGGTGGTGGGAATGTCTGCGTCAGTGTACATTTGGTTCTTATATATAGCAAAGTCATAAGCCAGTCCATGGTACCCAAATTTAGTTATTCAAGATGACATATAATTAGATGTATTAAACTATAAATTGAAGATAGAgtaaaattacaaaatatttggaatgtttctttgaaaatatCGTAAAATATACCGCACACATTGATTATTTAATTACACAATTTCCATTCTCAAAATTTCTTTACACCGAAATATTTACAACGTTTTCAGCCCTAGTCTCCTCTTTATTATCGTCATCTTCATCATAAGAATCATCATACGAATCAGATTTACATATTGACTGAAtgtgaaattattatatatacccggtACATAGTTCACATGTTGTACAtttttaatgttattagtcaattttttattgtatttgtttttgattagttactcatatttaaataatattttatcatttttaccGTGTACATGTTTATTACACCATAAAGTAATATAATTAGTTGGGTACACTATATGACAGTGTCACATGGTATTTCGGCTACACATACTAATTACTCTCGAGTGAATAATGAAGATATGAATGTGCTGTGTAAGCATCTTACTTCCGTAGAGGCTCGCATGCTCTACTCATTGAGTTCTGGAAACAACCAAACCCTCTTCGAGTGGGGAAACTAGCTAgttataaataattttgtaaaaatgaCGTTAGAGGATAAATTTAGTCTTTTTTAAGAGGGGTCATTTGACCATGCATAAGACATTAATCATTTGGATTATCGTTTGTCTTGAACTCTTGATTGATATAGCTTAACGACTATAGCTAAGCTTAGCTTCGGTCTTTTTCGATCATATTCAATATATTCAACAACcattccaaatttccaataatACAAATTCTGGACCCTTCTGAAGCTAACTTTCCCGGTAGGGTCTTGAAAGTTCGTTGATTTTTTTCACTCTTAATTATGTCTCACATCTTCATGCATCGATCACTTGTCAAGTTAGCTATAGGTAGTGAACCATCCAATTAGTAGGGAACTGGGCACATGACTTACACCGAGTGGAATGCCAAAATCAGGTTGATCGAGCTTGGCATGCATGCACTAATTATGCCTTGTTGCCTTAGATCTCTCacatcgttttttttttccgatacAAACATCGCATTTGTAGACACAGTACGTGAAAGAAGTAAAACAGTGAAATTTCAATGTTGGGTAATAAGATAGTTGACTACAACATCGCTTAGAAGGGCCACGTGGTCCTAAACCACAAGCATTCTGCAATCTCCTGATCTCCTCGACTCGAAATAACTTCATCGATCTCATCCTTAATTATATAACTTGCTCAGTTGTTCTACTTAATTACTCGACTGGCTGGTCTGGCCATTCCCCCACGGCCCCATGCCGTTCAAGAGCTTTAAATTTTTTACAGGCATACGTGTAATTGACTAATCTATCTGGACCCGATCCCTTCATTtcataaattcatatgcatggCTTCTGCATTACTACCTGTCATATCTCTGATCAGATTGCAGAAGGCCATATACTATATCAATCGATAGTAACAGATTAGTCATTTGACCAAATGTGGATAAATAAAGACTAACTCAAGCAATAGTTACAGCTTTGGATCCATTACTAAAAGGCTGGTGTTTTAATTTATACTCGATCGCAGCGCATGCATGTGGAAGCCAGCTGCTCTACTATTTGCTATATCTAGATACTATACCAATCAAACTCAAAACGTTTTCCCTACTATGTATAATTGTGCGTATATAAGGGGTAATAAGGCAAAGCCATTTCATTAACATTGATTTCGAATTTTCGATCCAGCTCTCCTACGTGTTCCATCACTTGATCCAGAATTGAATGATGTTTAAAGAACCCGACCATATAGTTTTCTATTGTTTGGAAAAGTTGTTCTGGATACCCAAGAAACCCTAGCTGGCTAATTCGATCAACTGATCAGTCAAGAAAGAAAGTGGCCTCTGATGAGAAGGACGCTTTCCGTTCTTTAAATTAGCAGCCTAATATATCGTACAACCCGTCATATACTCCACTAAGTCAATTATATAAGTCGCTTTACATGCAATTTCTCAACTCATGATCAGAGTGGGGAGGGAGGGAACGGGGGGACCTAAACCTAGCTATTACCACGGGCTCATCTTATTATTCCATTAGTTTTGTCGTTTAAGAACCAGACGGAGTCAATTAGATGAaagaaaatgtaaaaaaatatatcgCTATTAGTTAACATCCACTTGTCTCGTGATCGATCGATGTTTAAGACACCAAACCAACGAACCACTTGTCTCGTGATCGATCGATGTTTAATACCGTAATACATTAACTTTTATTCAAAGTCGATACGTACCCTAAAATGTAAATTTGTCATTTTAGGGTGGTCGTTGAGAAAAGAAGAGCATATGCTGATCGATCGATGATATATATGCACGGATGACGGATGCACCTCACTCGATCACTCAGTTATATATCTACAAGTCTCATACACGATTCGAAGGCTCTGAAAGTTAGATAAGAACCCAATAAAGCTATAGATAGCCATCACCATGTACCAGTCAACTTTACTCTTTGATAATGACATTTTCCGTTTCCTTCTCTAAAGCCGATGAAATTTCATTAGTTACTGTGGTCAGTTGATTTAGACAAAATATAAGTGACAGATCTTGAGAGCGTCTGCTTGTAATCTCTTCAAATCTAATGAAGTTCGATttgatccaaaaaaaaaaagtgacagATCTTGAGAAATTAACACTCATGTATCCGCCAGTTGAATAAATTTTCTAATCTTTTAATCAGTGAACGATCGATAACATGACTTTTCTCATGTAGAGTTAAATATAGTTGCTAAAATCAGTTATCATAGCCAACATTTTCTTGCCGGATACTCATAGTTGTCTCATCGTCAACATGGATctataattatatttaaaaattaataatttgaaattcTATGCGATCAAACTGAATCATAATTAAGATATGGAAATGCATGTAGTTGTTTGGGTTTGTGATCGAGTGAACTTACATAATTAAGATAAATGGAATGCACAGCAGACTGATGGGCTATGGCTACTAATCAATTAACGAGAATTAGTTTTTGACCGTAACCAATTACCATGCATCCCGATAAATAATCAAAAGTCGGTTGGAGACTTGGATATAGATGATATCACAAGCtgcaaatgtatatatatcggaaaaaaagtgtatatatatagtttgaaaTCAGAATCGTGTATCCTTATTTATTCTCTCATATCATGACGTCTAAGTTCGCCCCACCTCTCTGGAAGAATAGTTTGATGATCGGAATAAGATAATTCAGTTACATTTCATTATATCAATATACATAATATTTAGTAtaacaaatacatatataatatatagagTATCGTATCCGATCAAAACTAACTGGATGCAAAAGTTGTAGGTACTGCAAGAGTTGGATCTTATAAATTACTCATAGTATACTCCATTCGCAATGTTAAATTGGAAGCAAACTGAGTTAATTCATGTTCAGAAAAGTTGTGTGAATCATGAGCACTGATATGATCAAAAGTAGATATTATGTGAAAGCCCGTCATGCATAGTTGCATACTTGCTCTCTTTAAACATAAAAAGCGATATGGTTCTCTTCCGATGGCTTAGGAATCTGACTGTAGACGACTAGACGTGGTAAGTTGGTAACCTGCAGCGCGCAATGTTATAGATTAAAAGAAGCTGTCATTTCTGGTATTGTAACTAATGTTTGTCATATTCTGAACCGCAAATATCTCTTTGGATTCATGACAAAAGATTAGGTTTTTGTTAGGACGTGGCATTGAGCGGGTCATCTCCTTCAGGTTGGACATTCAAATGTTTAGGGCTATTTTCCTTGTGAGAAAAACTCATTGCATTATTTGCATATATCAGATATTAATATCCAAACTATAGCAAAACTTCTTTTCGATCCTTTCATCGTCGAAACTATCTATATATAGTTCTGAGCGGCAGTGTAACTTTGTTACAGACAACTATTTTGGATTCGGTATTAGGGTTTATAATCAAATATTTTGGAGAAAACTTCTCTTTTGTTACCaattttaaaatgacataTGGACCTTATGGTCTTGAATATATCTAGTCTTAAATatgaattattttgtgtactcGCTACACCACGTGACACTGTCATGTGATGTACCTAGTCAATTATATTACGctatggtataattaacatgtacgtgatgaaaatgacaaagtttatttacatataagaatcaATCAGAAataatcacagtaaaaaattaaccaataacattaaggaGGTACGCTACGTGGGATATGTgacgggtatatataataatttctctaaaGACCAATACGAGTGTACTAACTGTGAGGAAGATGAAGTTGGGTTTACATCGTTGAACTCATGTCCCATTCAAT from Argentina anserina chromosome 2, drPotAnse1.1, whole genome shotgun sequence carries:
- the LOC126782061 gene encoding transcription factor MYB8-like, which produces MGRRPCCSKEEVNKGPWTAEEDKMLADHIKAQGEQKWSSIFKQTGLRRCGKSCRLRWLNYLRPTIKRGNITQEEEDLIIRLHKLLENRWSLIAGRIPGRTDNEIKNYWNAHLRKKSQPEKTSKAAVKKMRPSDEAKVKDHHHSDDSKFVSESSEGSLLSHSSTTSTTTEESSPDILMDFYTREISLSEFLGTDFTKISSMIKTDKVLMVQREGANQLQTQPYDSSSRAEAEPNDEAPMNAVISREMVENLIIWEDQSDSDFGYQLSSAFTDFVADGEEYWNL